Proteins from one Candidatus Omnitrophota bacterium genomic window:
- a CDS encoding DUF116 domain-containing protein: protein MKDKYTKQVAATNKKNRKKFLKIPFSGRMILIPQCLRNSKKCAAEESGPFFICADCGACKIKTIRKKASELGYKKVYILKGGKIIPSLFEKDKPGGVIGIACQWEGFLGQKICGEFKIPVQFFPLSRDGCADTDLDIEAFLKFIEE from the coding sequence ATGAAAGACAAATATACAAAACAGGTTGCTGCAACAAATAAAAAAAACCGGAAAAAATTTCTCAAGATCCCTTTTTCCGGAAGGATGATCCTGATCCCGCAGTGCCTGAGAAATTCCAAAAAATGCGCCGCCGAAGAATCGGGCCCGTTTTTTATCTGCGCGGACTGCGGAGCGTGCAAGATCAAAACTATCCGGAAGAAGGCCTCGGAACTCGGATATAAAAAAGTTTATATACTCAAAGGCGGGAAAATAATACCCTCTCTTTTTGAAAAAGACAAGCCCGGCGGTGTCATAGGTATCGCGTGCCAATGGGAAGGGTTTTTAGGCCAGAAGATCTGCGGGGAATTCAAGATACCCGTTCAGTTCTTCCCCCTTTCCCGCGACGGCTGCGCCGACACCGACCTGGACATAGAAGCTTTTTTAAAATTCATAGAAGAATGA
- the miaA gene encoding tRNA (adenosine(37)-N6)-dimethylallyltransferase MiaA gives MGRVFRPEDLRGIQDTRSVLPPFPRRLRRHRPGHRSFFKIHRRMKIPPAVSAVPVITGSTASGKTDTAFALALRTNGAIINADSQSVYKYFNIGTSKPPASMRKRIKHYLVGCRDPEKQFSAGDFVILARRIAAKIKRRAELPIICGGTGLYISSLKDGISPIPSSAKIRAEVAAMTLEEQLKELEQADYAMFSSIDKRNPRRVGRALEIRRVTGLPPGEALAKNFISGIPLKVFFLSMPREELYRRIDERVDWMIAKGLVKEVLRILKRGVPESAPPFSAIGYKEILEHIRGKLTLAEAAEKIKFRTHQLSRKQEIWWRKKGAVGISVFNKNPDETAAEIEKILYNGKL, from the coding sequence ATGGGAAGGGTTTTTAGGCCAGAAGATCTGCGGGGAATTCAAGATACCCGTTCAGTTCTTCCCCCTTTCCCGCGACGGCTGCGCCGACACCGACCTGGACATAGAAGCTTTTTTAAAATTCATAGAAGAATGAAGATACCGCCGGCTGTTTCAGCGGTTCCGGTGATTACCGGCTCCACGGCTTCAGGAAAAACCGACACGGCTTTCGCGTTGGCGCTGAGGACAAACGGGGCGATAATAAACGCCGACTCGCAGAGCGTTTACAAATATTTCAACATCGGCACATCCAAACCTCCTGCTTCGATGAGGAAAAGAATAAAGCATTATCTTGTGGGATGCAGGGATCCCGAAAAACAGTTTTCTGCCGGAGATTTTGTGATCCTCGCCCGGCGAATCGCGGCGAAAATCAAACGGCGGGCCGAATTACCTATCATATGCGGCGGAACCGGCCTTTACATCAGCTCTCTTAAAGACGGTATTTCTCCCATACCTTCATCGGCGAAAATACGCGCCGAGGTCGCGGCCATGACGCTGGAAGAGCAGCTGAAAGAATTGGAGCAAGCCGATTACGCGATGTTTTCCTCCATTGACAAACGAAATCCGCGCAGGGTCGGAAGAGCTCTTGAGATCCGCCGCGTCACCGGTCTGCCGCCCGGCGAGGCGCTGGCGAAAAATTTCATATCCGGCATTCCCCTGAAAGTGTTTTTTCTTTCAATGCCGAGAGAGGAACTTTACCGCAGGATAGACGAAAGGGTTGACTGGATGATAGCGAAGGGACTTGTAAAGGAGGTTCTGAGGATATTAAAAAGAGGAGTGCCGGAAAGCGCGCCGCCTTTCTCGGCCATAGGATATAAGGAAATACTTGAACACATCAGGGGAAAACTCACTCTGGCGGAAGCCGCGGAAAAAATAAAATTCAGAACGCATCAGCTCTCAAGGAAACAGGAGATCTGGTGGAGAAAAAAAGGCGCCGTCGGAATCAGCGTTTTTAACAAAAACCCGGATGAAACAGCGGCGGAAATCGAAAAAATTTTATATAATGGAAAATTGTGA